The nucleotide window GGACCCCGACACCGGACGCCGGCTTGATTACCGCGCCCTCTCCCGTCACCTGGAGAAACACATCCGGGCCAATTATGAAAAAGGCGATAAAAGTAAGGCCGGTAAGATTAAGGTCCACATCATCGGCTTTGCCAAGATCATGGGGGATATGATCGAAGGCCTGATGAAGGTCATGATCTATTTCCTGGTGGCCGCCGTTATCGCCGTTCTGGTCATCTTTCTTTACACCCGGTGCATCCGCAGCACAGTGCTGGTGATCGTCTGCTCGTTGATCGCTGTGCTCTGGCAGATAGGGCTGGTGGCGACCTTCGACTTTGACCTCGACCCCTATTCCATCCTGGTGCCGTTTCTGGTTTTTGCCATCGGCGTGTCCCACGGTGCCCAGAAGATGAACGGCATCATGCAGGACGTGGGCCGGGGCACCCACAGGCTGGTGGCCGCCCGATATACCTTTCGCAGGCTCTTTCTGGCCGGGCTGACGGCCCTTTTGGCCGATGCGGTCGGATTTGCCGTGCTGATGTTGATCGACATTCCGGTAATCAGGCACCTGACCCTTTTCGCCAGTCTCGGGGTGGCGGTGCTCATCTTCACCAACCTCATGCTCTTGCCGGTACTCCTTTCTTTTATCGGGGTGAGTCCGGCTGCAGCCCAGCGCAGCCTCCGGATGGAGAAAGAGGAAAGCCGACCAAAGGGAGCCGGGGCCATCTGGAGTTTTCTCTGCCGGTTCACCGAGCGACGCTGGGCCATCGGTGCGGTGGCCTTTGCGGCCTTGCTGGCCGGTTTCGGCCTGGCTATGAGCGTCCATCTTAAGATCGGGAATTTGGACCCCGGGGCGCCCGAACTCCGACCGGATTCGCGCTACAACCGGGACAACGCCTATATGATCGCCAATTACGGACTCTCCAGTGATCAGTTCGCCGTGATCGTCAAAACCCCGCCGGATGGGGTCATGAAGTACGAGACCCTCATTGAGGCCGACCGTCTGGCCTGGGCTCTGCGCCAGGTGCCCAGGGTCCAGACCGTTACTTCCCTGGCCGATGCGGTGCGACAGGTCACGGCCGGCACCTACGAGGGGAGTCCCAAATGGCTGGCCATCTCCCGCAATCAGAAAGAACTAAATTACGCCGGCAATCTGGCGGTAACCTTCACTCCGGACTTTTTAAACGTGGAGGGCTCGGTCATGCCGGTGATTGCCTATCTTTCCGACCACAAGTCGGAGACCCTGGACCGGGTAATCAAGGTGGCCGCCGCATTCTCGGAAAAGCATAGTGATCGGGATCGCCAGTTTCTCCTGGCTGCGGGCAACGCCGGGATCGAAGCGGCTACCAATATCGTTGTCCGGCAGGCCAATCACACCATGATGCTCTATGTCTATGCAGCGGTCATCCTGCTCTGTTTTATCACCTTCCGCAGTTGGCGTGCGGTTTTGGTGGCGGTGGTGCCACTCATCCTCACCACGATCCTCTGTGAAGCCCTGATGGTGGCCCTCGGCATCGGTGTAAAGGTCGCCACCCTCCCGGTGATCGCTCTGGGAGTGGGCATTGGGGTGGATTACGCCCTTTATCTTTTGAGCGTGCAATTAGCCCAACAGCGGGCAGGCCTGTCGCTTGGCGAGGCATATAAACGGGCGGTCCGGTTTACCGGCAAGGTGGTCGGACTGGTGGGCATTACGCTGGCTGCCGGGGTCATCACCTGGGTGTTCTCGCCGATCAAATTCCAGGCCGATATGGGAATATTGCTGACCTTCATGTTCCTCTGGAATATGATCGGGGCCCTCATATTTATTCCGGCTTTGTCCCATTTTCTGCTCCGGACCAGGGTCACCTAGGAAAATAACTGATGCGAATAAATATTTTTTTAAAGGAGACCTAAAAAATGGACTACGAGTCAACGACATTAGGGGGACTTTTAGAGAAGAGGACGGACCAATTTTCAGATAAAATCTATCTTCTCTTCAAAGAGACGGGAATTTCCTATCGGAAATTAAACGAAAAAGTAAACCAGGCGGCAAATGGATTGCTGCGATTGGGCGTGAAAAATGGAACGCCGGTAAATCTCCATCTGGCCAATTGTCCCGAGTTTCTCTTTGCCTTCTTCGCTGCGGCCAAAATCGGTGCGATTGTGACTCCGACCAACCTGGCTTTGACCAAGGGGGAAGTCGGTTTTATCGTCAATCACGCCGATGCGGTCTTAAGCATTACCCAGCCGGCCTTTCAAGACCTGATCCGGTCTTTGAAACCCGAATGCCGGAACCTCGAGAAGATAGTCGTTGTGGGCGGCGAAAGGTCGGACGGGGAATCGATTACCTGGGACGATTTTGTCCAAAACACATCGACCACCCTAAATGTACCGAACCTCCCTGAGCCGGATGATGTGGTGGTCAATATGTATACCTCGGGAACCACCGCCCTGCCCAAGGGGGTTATGCTGACCCATCAAAACATCCTCTCTGCCGGACATTCCTGGATGTGGCTGGTTGGATTTACACCCAAGGACCGGACCATGACCGGGTTCCCATTATTCCATGCCAATGCCCTCTTCTTTAGTTGTGTCGGCAGCCTGTTCTGCGGCGGTAGTCTGGCCCTCCTCGATAAATTCAGCGCTTCCAATTATCTCAAATTGGCGACCTACTATCAGGTAACCCATTTTAATTTTGCCGGTGCTGCCATGGCCCTTATGCTGGCGCAACCGGAAGATCCCGGTGATTCCAATAACCCGGTTCGCGTCATCCATAACGCCATGGGGCCAACGGAGATGATACAAAAATGGGTGAATCGTTTCAAAATCAGGGCGGTCATGATTTATAACCTCACCGAATGTGCCTTGGCCACCGGGACGCCTATCAGCGGGCCCCACCCCATCAAGTTAGGTTCCATCGGCTGGCCGGCCCCTTCGTTGCCCTTTTCCACGGAGGTTCGGGTGGTGAATGAAAAGGGTGAGGATACCCGGCCGGGTGTCGTTGGTGAGATCATCATACGGGGGCCGGCGCTAATGAAAGGGTATTACAAGGATCCTGAAAAAACCGCTGAAACCATCAAGAATGGCTGGCTTTACACCGGTGATGGCGGCTATCGGGATGAAGACGGCTGCCTTTGGTTTCACGACCGGATCAAAGACACCCTCAAACCGAAAGGAGAAAATGTGGCTTCGGTCGAGGTGGAAGGCGTTATCGCTGCTCATCCTAAGGTGGCGGATGTGGGAGTCATCGGAGTGGCCGATCCGGTGATGGGAGAAGAGATCAAGGCCTCTCTGGTATTGGTCGAAGGAGAGACTGCCGAAACGGTTCCCCCTGTAGAGATCATTAAGTGGTGTGAGGAGCGTCTGGCTAAATTCAAGATTCCGAGGTTTTACGAATACCGGGATAGACCTGTTCCCCGCATCCTGGGCGGGGCCAAAATTTCTAAAAAAGATTTGAGGAAAGAGAAAGAAGACCCAAGGCAGGGCTGCTATGATGCACGATCCGGGAAATGGCTCAAGTAACCTTTAGTTTGAAAATAAACTTCGGGGATCGGGCTTCGGGGGTCAGGGATCGGCAAAATCCCATTGCCTATAAGCTCTTTTAATTTCAATTTTTACGCTTCGTGGTACCCTCTGGAAAATAAAGTTCGGAGTCAGTTTTATGTTTTTCCCTTAACCCCCAATCCCTGACCCCATTTTCATGCTTCATGGTGCATTTTAGGGCATGAGGGGTTAGAAGGGATTCAAACGATTCTTATAACAACAACCGTAAGTTAAGAAAGGAGAAGGACATGAATAAGAATAAGGTGATTATCGCCGGGGTCGGCATGATCCCTTTCAAGAAACCAGGAAAAAGTGAGACCTATGATGTCATGGGGGCTCAGGCAGCCCAAGCGGCCCTTAAGGATGCCGGCATCGAGTACAAACAGGTGCAGCGGGCTATTGCCAGCTACGTCTATGGGGACACCTGCTCCGGTCAGGCGGCGCTCTACCACGTGGGCATAACCGGAATTCCTGTGGTCAATGTCAGCACAGCCTGCGCCAGCGGCTCCACGGCCTTCGCCCTGGCCACCGATGCGGTTAAAAGCGGGGCCGTGGATTGCGCCCTGGCGGTCGGCTTCGAGCAGATGGTTCCGGGTGCCCTTGATATGATTTTCCCCGACAAACCCTGCCCGCAGGACCGCCATATAGCGGCCATTGCCCAATTGTCCTACCTCAGTGACGAAGAACTCAAAACGCCGGTAGCCATACTGATGTTCGGCTGCCAAACTGATTTGCTGAAGGAACGGTATGGCATCAGCGACCGGGCTCTGGCGCGCGTTGCGGTAAAGGCCCGCCGTCATGCGGCGGGCAATCCCAACGCCATTTTCCGCGACCCGATTACCGAGGAGGACATCCTGGCCATGCCACCGATTTTCCGCAGTTTGCGTAAATTCTATGCCTGCCCACCCAGTTGCGGTGCCGCCGCGGTCATCGTTTGTAACGAAGAATTTGCTGCGAAAAACGCTATCTGCAGAGACATCTCCGTAGCCGGACAAGGCTGGGTCAGTGACCGGCAGAATTATTTTGAAGGTGATCCGCTCGACATCATGTTGCGGGGCCTGGTCCGCGATTCCGCCAATCTAGCCTATGAAGAAGCCGGTCTTGGACCAGATGATGTGGATGTCATCGAGTTGCACGACTGTTTTACCAGCAATGAGATCGTCAATTACTCCGGTCTGGGTCTGTGCAAGGAAGAAGATCTGGAGCGGTTTGTGATGGAAGACCGGAATACCTACGGCGGACAGGTGGTGGTCAACCCATCGGGCGGGCTTTTATCCAAAGGTCACCCCCTCGGGGCTACCGGGCTGGCTCAGATTACCGAACTTACCTGGCAATTGCGCGGCCAGGCCGGCCCCAGGCAGGTGGAAGGGGCGCGCATTGCCCTTCAGCAAAATGCCGGCGTCGGCAGTACCTATTGCGTCAATATTTTTCAGCGCCAGTGATTAAGGAAATCAAATATCTTAGAAAAGGAGAAAAATATGGTAGCTAAAATTCGTCGTGTTGTAACTGGAGTGAATGAAAAAGGAGAGTCCGTTGTTCAGTTCGATGGGGAAGCCCAAAATATTCTTTTATTTTCCAGTTATCCCGGTGCGGGTGTCACCGACTTGTGGGTAACTAGTGAGATCCCTGTTGATAACCGGGGCGATGTTGATCGGGGAACACTGCCGTTTAAACATGATCCTGATCCGAATGGTACGATATTCCGGATAGTCGAATTGCCTCCGGAAGAAAAATCGTCTGCTGCGGTCGATATGGATGCGGCCATGGATTCGTTGGGTAGCAAAAACAAGTTGACGGCCCAGGAGCGCACCAAACACCCAACCATGCATTTTACCGATTCCATTGATTACCTGGTTGTGATTTCGGGAGAACTCACCATGATCATGGACGTCGGTGAAGTTACGTTAAAAGGGGGGGATTGCATCGTCCAACGTGGCACCAGACACGGCTGGGCCAATCGAGGCGATCAGCCGGTCATTTTTGCCGCCGTCCTGGTTGAGGCCATAAAACAGAGAGGGCATTAAAAGAAATTGGAATCCAGAATTCAGAATAAATTCAGAATAAAAAATTAAAATTTCTTAAAGGAGGCGAGGAAATGCGAGACGTCTACATTATAGGTATTTACGGGACACCGGTCAGAAAATATATGGATATCGGCTTCAAGGAGCTGACCCGGCGGGCCTTTATGGGGGCTATAGAGGATGCCGGGATGGAAAACGGGGAGGACATCCAACTCTGTTATTTCAGCAATACCGGGGCGTTCACATTCAACCAGTATTATTTGCAAGGGCAGGCTTTCACCATCCCTTTGAAAAACGAAGGTCTTTTGCAGGCCAGGGTGCCCATTTTTAACGTTGAGGGGGGCTGCGCCTCAGGTTCCATCGCCGTGCACAACGCCTGGAAAGACATCCTCTCCGGGCAGTCGGAAGTCACTATGGCCATAGGGATAGAGAAAATGTACCACCCTGATGGAATCGGGGTTACGCTGGATGCTGTGGCCAAGGCCGAGGATAATGAAGGGAGTGCCGAGTGGAGAGACCTCCTGCAGAAGGCGGCCAGGGCAGCGGACTCGGATATCCGTTTCGGTCCGGACCGCTCCATCGCCATGGATTTTTATGCCCTGCTGGCCAAGGAGCACATGAAAAAATACGGCACCACCCAGACCCATATCGCCCATGCGGCGTCGAAGAACCATAAAAACAGTCTTAACAATCCCCGTGCCCAGTACCACTTTGACATGACCGTGGAGGATGTTCTGAAAGACCGGATGGTGAGTTGGCCGCTGACCCGGGCCATGTGTGCCCCGATCGGGGATGCGGCGGCGGCCGCCATTTTATGCTCCGGGGACTATCTCAGATCCATTCCATCGGGCGTCCGCGAAAGGGCCGTCAAGATTCGGGCCAGCGCCTTTGCCGGTGGGGTGTTCCATCGTCAGTCCCTGGATGATCGGGCCTCTGCGGCGGCGGCGGCCAGGGCTTACCAGATGGCCGGGATCAAACCCAGCGATATCGATGTCGTTGAGCTACATGATGCCACATCCATTGCGGAAATTCTTATTGTCGAGGATCTGCAACTGTGTCGTCCGGGGCAAGGCGGACCGTTCACGGCCTCCGGGGCTACCCGGATCGATGGAGATGTGGCGGTCAATACCTCCGGAGGTCTGGTGTCCCGCGGTCACCCGGTCGGAGCCACCGGCATTATGATGCTCAACGAACTTTCATTGCAATTGCGCGGGGAGGCTGGAGCGAATCAGGTCAAAGATGTGGAACTGGCCCTTCAGGAAAATGGCGGCGGCTTTGTCGGGATGGATGTGGCCGTTTGTTCGGTGATGATTCTCGAACGAGCGGTCTAAGGGGACCATCCTGGATTAAACTGCCGATACTGGATTTTGGATAAAAACAAACGATACTTGATAAAATCCAGTATCAAGTATCCAGCATCACAGGGGGTACATATTCCATCAGCTCTCAAAAATTTCCAAAAAATAGGCCAATTTGATCTCGTCCTTCGGAGCCATGGAGATAAATTGAAGCCCTGATCCTTTTCCATCATTTCCCTTATGGGCGACCCGGACTTCTATCTGAATCATGCCAATCTCCGGGAGGTCTATCAGGATGGAAAAAGTCTGCCCGACGGAACCCAGGTCCGCCACTTGGAAAAAACACCCTTTCGGGGACAGATTATGACAGAGTAATTTAAGTTTAAGATGGGGGATAAGGATGGAGACCCCCATGGGGATACGGGGAGATTTCCTCCTGTCCCGGTCCTGCTGATTGGAGTTTGCCTCGATCATTTTCGATCCTCCGAACAGACGCAAGGGGTGGATTCATCATAAACCAGGATGGGGTCCCGGTTCGGCCCTGCAAAAAAGCTTAGTCGCCATGGTGGACAACATCAAAAAACAAGCCTCTCAACTTCTTTAATAAAGTGCGGGATAAATTCGCAAATGCACTCCGTTAGAACCTAAGCCTCGTCCGAGAGTTTCCCCGGAAGAGATGGCCCCCAAAGGGGGCAAAATGCGGGGTGGGTGGAGTGATAACGGAACCCACCGATTAAAGTGGCCCTTAGTTACTTAAGAATAAATTTCTACGCAAAATGGATAGAATTTATTAAAGAACAGGCCGTTAACCCGGAACCAGTCAAGACATTTA belongs to Deltaproteobacteria bacterium and includes:
- a CDS encoding thiolase family protein, producing the protein MRDVYIIGIYGTPVRKYMDIGFKELTRRAFMGAIEDAGMENGEDIQLCYFSNTGAFTFNQYYLQGQAFTIPLKNEGLLQARVPIFNVEGGCASGSIAVHNAWKDILSGQSEVTMAIGIEKMYHPDGIGVTLDAVAKAEDNEGSAEWRDLLQKAARAADSDIRFGPDRSIAMDFYALLAKEHMKKYGTTQTHIAHAASKNHKNSLNNPRAQYHFDMTVEDVLKDRMVSWPLTRAMCAPIGDAAAAAILCSGDYLRSIPSGVRERAVKIRASAFAGGVFHRQSLDDRASAAAAARAYQMAGIKPSDIDVVELHDATSIAEILIVEDLQLCRPGQGGPFTASGATRIDGDVAVNTSGGLVSRGHPVGATGIMMLNELSLQLRGEAGANQVKDVELALQENGGGFVGMDVAVCSVMILERAV
- a CDS encoding PilZ domain-containing protein, producing MIEANSNQQDRDRRKSPRIPMGVSILIPHLKLKLLCHNLSPKGCFFQVADLGSVGQTFSILIDLPEIGMIQIEVRVAHKGNDGKGSGLQFISMAPKDEIKLAYFLEIFES
- a CDS encoding AMP-binding protein; amino-acid sequence: MDYESTTLGGLLEKRTDQFSDKIYLLFKETGISYRKLNEKVNQAANGLLRLGVKNGTPVNLHLANCPEFLFAFFAAAKIGAIVTPTNLALTKGEVGFIVNHADAVLSITQPAFQDLIRSLKPECRNLEKIVVVGGERSDGESITWDDFVQNTSTTLNVPNLPEPDDVVVNMYTSGTTALPKGVMLTHQNILSAGHSWMWLVGFTPKDRTMTGFPLFHANALFFSCVGSLFCGGSLALLDKFSASNYLKLATYYQVTHFNFAGAAMALMLAQPEDPGDSNNPVRVIHNAMGPTEMIQKWVNRFKIRAVMIYNLTECALATGTPISGPHPIKLGSIGWPAPSLPFSTEVRVVNEKGEDTRPGVVGEIIIRGPALMKGYYKDPEKTAETIKNGWLYTGDGGYRDEDGCLWFHDRIKDTLKPKGENVASVEVEGVIAAHPKVADVGVIGVADPVMGEEIKASLVLVEGETAETVPPVEIIKWCEERLAKFKIPRFYEYRDRPVPRILGGAKISKKDLRKEKEDPRQGCYDARSGKWLK
- a CDS encoding cupin domain-containing protein, with translation MVAKIRRVVTGVNEKGESVVQFDGEAQNILLFSSYPGAGVTDLWVTSEIPVDNRGDVDRGTLPFKHDPDPNGTIFRIVELPPEEKSSAAVDMDAAMDSLGSKNKLTAQERTKHPTMHFTDSIDYLVVISGELTMIMDVGEVTLKGGDCIVQRGTRHGWANRGDQPVIFAAVLVEAIKQRGH
- a CDS encoding RND family transporter, translating into MDVGTDKDKIDEMPVVQDLNDFDIRSGNRLERLIFNNRVPLIIACALITLILAFQARKIVINASFERMIPQSQPYIKNYLDNKNNLRGLGNSLRVVVENTRTDIFDPEYLEVLKQINDELFLTPGVNRAWLKSLWTPLVRWKELTEEGFTGGPVMPDNYDGSEKTIDQLRQNIGRAGIIGSLVANNLKSSMITVPLLDLDPDTGRRLDYRALSRHLEKHIRANYEKGDKSKAGKIKVHIIGFAKIMGDMIEGLMKVMIYFLVAAVIAVLVIFLYTRCIRSTVLVIVCSLIAVLWQIGLVATFDFDLDPYSILVPFLVFAIGVSHGAQKMNGIMQDVGRGTHRLVAARYTFRRLFLAGLTALLADAVGFAVLMLIDIPVIRHLTLFASLGVAVLIFTNLMLLPVLLSFIGVSPAAAQRSLRMEKEESRPKGAGAIWSFLCRFTERRWAIGAVAFAALLAGFGLAMSVHLKIGNLDPGAPELRPDSRYNRDNAYMIANYGLSSDQFAVIVKTPPDGVMKYETLIEADRLAWALRQVPRVQTVTSLADAVRQVTAGTYEGSPKWLAISRNQKELNYAGNLAVTFTPDFLNVEGSVMPVIAYLSDHKSETLDRVIKVAAAFSEKHSDRDRQFLLAAGNAGIEAATNIVVRQANHTMMLYVYAAVILLCFITFRSWRAVLVAVVPLILTTILCEALMVALGIGVKVATLPVIALGVGIGVDYALYLLSVQLAQQRAGLSLGEAYKRAVRFTGKVVGLVGITLAAGVITWVFSPIKFQADMGILLTFMFLWNMIGALIFIPALSHFLLRTRVT
- a CDS encoding lipid-transfer protein — translated: MNKNKVIIAGVGMIPFKKPGKSETYDVMGAQAAQAALKDAGIEYKQVQRAIASYVYGDTCSGQAALYHVGITGIPVVNVSTACASGSTAFALATDAVKSGAVDCALAVGFEQMVPGALDMIFPDKPCPQDRHIAAIAQLSYLSDEELKTPVAILMFGCQTDLLKERYGISDRALARVAVKARRHAAGNPNAIFRDPITEEDILAMPPIFRSLRKFYACPPSCGAAAVIVCNEEFAAKNAICRDISVAGQGWVSDRQNYFEGDPLDIMLRGLVRDSANLAYEEAGLGPDDVDVIELHDCFTSNEIVNYSGLGLCKEEDLERFVMEDRNTYGGQVVVNPSGGLLSKGHPLGATGLAQITELTWQLRGQAGPRQVEGARIALQQNAGVGSTYCVNIFQRQ